In one window of Thalassotalea agarivorans DNA:
- a CDS encoding TonB-dependent receptor plug domain-containing protein codes for MFNKNVITKAVVLGSVSSTALISSQVFAQETDAQVKEVEKIQVTGSRIKRSDMETASPVTVIGADEILASGANSIDQILQKTTAASGAMVNPGINNGSGGNATINLRGLGSARTLVLVNGRRMVNSGTGAASSVDLNTIPVSMIQRVEVLKDGASAVYGSDAIAGVVNIILKKDFEGLELNTSGQMTDKGDAEEYNIDLTVGTEFDKGNIVLGVQYMDRGEASQADRKFSECPIAERTNAAGELELFCAGSSYTPYGHIWGPNGESLQGEAGNGWHDFSDADRYNYSSTSYLFTPMKKFNVTGLANYELTDDLNLFSEVTYAKRWSEQQMAPQPVWFDFTYENWMGDSLISHGLNYGDELSYGRRMTDTGARGFSQVVDTFRNVIGVEGFLDNGWTWDLSYNFGRNDSVDRLANLHNMGSIGDAIKDGTFNPLDQASWETENLSPYIYTEQNSGGSQVAILAASLSGELFELPAGYVGFASGIENRKEKAWFIPDSLTSQGLANDPRVEETRGGFEVNEAYVELAVPLIADSFLADSVELSTAIRYFDYSTFGDDFTWKLGLTWKVYEDLMLRSVASTAFRAPTVDELYGGKSPSFDQVSHPIGQDQAEVTVGGNPMLQPEEADTFTVGLVYEPSFVDGLSLTADYYSIEIDNAIAQVSSQYIVDQCLDAAGNPINTGSALCQSANISMDNSNRIIFNNTLQNIGASTTKGIDLNVSYLFEAGGLDWKASVDSTFLLESEEVILDETIDYVGIITSGSGGYADIKSNFTLTARADDWDATYKARFISGMDSYACLDDPSGCYAPSTPSVVYHDVSASYHVTDQVTLSGGINNLFDKTPPYYTGNNDSNTDPYTYDVLGRTLFARATVRF; via the coding sequence ATGTTTAATAAAAACGTAATCACAAAAGCGGTAGTGTTGGGTTCTGTTTCCTCTACTGCACTAATATCCTCTCAAGTTTTTGCTCAAGAAACAGACGCGCAAGTTAAGGAAGTAGAAAAAATCCAAGTAACCGGATCACGCATCAAACGTTCTGATATGGAGACTGCAAGTCCCGTTACTGTTATTGGCGCAGACGAGATCCTTGCTTCAGGTGCCAACTCAATAGACCAAATATTACAAAAAACAACGGCTGCTAGCGGTGCAATGGTTAACCCTGGTATCAACAATGGCTCAGGCGGTAACGCAACTATCAATCTTCGTGGCCTAGGCTCTGCTCGTACCTTAGTATTAGTTAATGGTCGCCGTATGGTCAATTCGGGCACAGGCGCAGCCTCTAGTGTTGACTTGAATACCATACCTGTTTCTATGATTCAGCGTGTTGAAGTGCTAAAAGATGGCGCATCAGCCGTTTATGGTTCAGATGCTATTGCTGGCGTTGTAAATATCATCTTAAAGAAGGACTTTGAAGGATTAGAGCTTAATACCTCGGGTCAAATGACCGACAAAGGTGATGCCGAAGAATACAATATTGATCTAACCGTTGGTACCGAGTTTGATAAAGGTAATATCGTTTTAGGTGTTCAGTACATGGATCGCGGTGAAGCAAGCCAAGCAGACCGCAAGTTTTCTGAATGCCCAATCGCTGAGCGCACTAACGCTGCTGGCGAGTTAGAATTATTCTGCGCAGGTTCAAGCTACACGCCTTATGGCCACATTTGGGGACCAAATGGTGAGAGCTTACAAGGCGAAGCTGGCAATGGTTGGCACGATTTTAGCGATGCTGACCGCTACAACTATTCATCAACAAGCTATTTGTTTACACCGATGAAAAAGTTCAATGTAACCGGCCTTGCAAACTATGAATTGACTGATGATTTAAATCTATTTTCAGAAGTGACCTATGCAAAACGTTGGTCTGAGCAACAAATGGCACCACAACCAGTTTGGTTTGATTTCACTTATGAAAACTGGATGGGCGACTCATTAATTTCCCACGGTTTAAATTACGGCGATGAACTTTCATACGGCCGTCGTATGACCGATACAGGCGCACGTGGTTTTTCACAGGTGGTTGATACCTTCAGAAATGTGATTGGTGTAGAAGGCTTCTTGGACAATGGTTGGACTTGGGATCTTTCATACAACTTCGGTCGCAATGACTCGGTTGACCGCTTAGCAAACCTACACAATATGGGGAGCATTGGCGATGCAATCAAAGATGGTACTTTTAATCCGTTAGATCAGGCCTCTTGGGAAACTGAAAACTTAAGCCCGTATATTTATACGGAACAAAATTCAGGCGGTAGCCAGGTAGCGATTTTGGCGGCAAGTTTATCGGGTGAGCTATTCGAATTACCAGCAGGCTATGTTGGCTTTGCTTCAGGGATTGAAAATCGTAAAGAAAAAGCTTGGTTTATTCCTGACTCGTTAACCTCGCAAGGTTTAGCAAACGATCCACGCGTTGAAGAAACTCGTGGTGGTTTTGAAGTGAACGAAGCCTATGTTGAATTGGCTGTTCCACTTATTGCTGACAGCTTTTTGGCTGATTCAGTCGAGCTAAGTACAGCGATACGCTACTTTGACTATTCAACCTTTGGTGATGACTTTACTTGGAAGTTAGGTTTAACCTGGAAAGTCTATGAAGACTTAATGCTACGCAGTGTGGCATCTACGGCATTCCGTGCGCCAACCGTGGATGAATTGTACGGTGGTAAGTCTCCGTCTTTCGATCAAGTTTCGCACCCAATCGGACAAGACCAAGCAGAAGTGACGGTAGGTGGTAACCCAATGTTACAACCAGAAGAAGCCGATACGTTTACCGTAGGCTTAGTTTATGAACCTTCGTTTGTAGACGGTCTATCATTAACTGCCGATTACTACAGTATTGAGATTGACAACGCGATTGCACAAGTAAGCTCGCAGTACATCGTAGATCAATGTTTAGATGCAGCAGGTAACCCAATTAATACTGGTAGCGCTTTGTGTCAGTCTGCCAATATTTCGATGGATAATTCAAATCGCATCATCTTTAACAATACCTTGCAAAACATAGGTGCATCGACGACTAAAGGTATCGATTTAAATGTGTCTTATTTGTTTGAAGCAGGTGGATTAGACTGGAAAGCGAGTGTCGATAGTACCTTCTTGTTAGAATCTGAAGAAGTTATTCTAGATGAGACCATCGACTATGTTGGCATTATTACAAGTGGCTCAGGTGGCTATGCCGATATTAAATCTAACTTTACCTTAACGGCTCGTGCAGACGACTGGGATGCAACCTATAAAGCGAGATTTATCTCGGGTATGGATAGCTATGCATGTCTAGACGACCCAAGTGGTTGTTACGCGCCAAGCACGCCAAGTGTTGTTTATCATGACGTGAGCGCCTCTTACCACGTCACTGATCAAGTCACCTTGTCTGGTGGTATCAACAACTTGTTTGATAAAACGCCGCCGTATTACACGGGTAACAATGACTCAAATACCGACCCATACACCTATGATGTGTTAGGTAGAACATTGTTTGCTCGCGCAACCGTTCGCTTCTAA